cagccagtacagatggggGAGTTTGGTTCATTAATTGATTTTGTGCTTTGGCTGGGATAAATTTGAAAGCccttttctttcataaatgtgAAGACACTGATGTTCTGGCATCTAATGCTGTCCATAAGAGGTTTGTCCACCTGCCTGTGTAACACACCACCTCCTTACCCTCTGGAGTTTCCTGTCCTGAAATGTTACTGGGTCACATCTTGGTTGATCCTTAAATTTCTTGGGTACCTGGAGCCTTCTGACCCTACCAAAGAGAGATGCCCCTAAGCATGGAGTATGTTTCCTTAGATTATTCCGTTTGGTCTAACCTTGGCTTCTGGAGCTCCTATGGATCAAATGTTACTGCTCCTAAATTGCTCTCTCAGCCATCTTAGACCTCATCCCCTCTTTTTCCATCTCTATGCACTGGAGTTGATAGATATCCCCAGATCCTTGCCTTTCTGTTGGCTCTGACTTTAACTTGCACAGTCGGCTGCTTGTTGTTCCGGCCTTTATTGTATTATCCCTCTGAAAGAACACTTtcagtgttttttaaatttaatgttatgtttttttacttattcactttacatgctGCTCATTGCCCCCCTTCCGGTTTTCAATGTGTTTTGCTCATATTCCTGCAGTAAGTTCATCTTCCtctacatttttttcctcctgcaTTTCTTTGGCTATGTGCCTAGTTTCTGTCTTTTGCATGAAGATTCTGCAGAAATGTCTTGTTATACATGTTTTTAAGATGCCTGTGAAATTTAGGTTGCAGCATAAATCCAGAAGAGGCCAGAAAACTCAAAGACTGCTGATACTGCTTCCACTAGCTAATGTCTCCACTCAAGTTTGAGTAACTTTAAGGGAAGTTAAAACTGTCTGTCCTGTTTCtgtgcctttctgtctgtctgcacagCTGCTGTGCTTACACATCCCTGTTGCACAGTACAGAGAACAGTAACACTCATCCCCTGGTGCCGCTCAGCTCAGGATAAACTAAATCCCTGCCTGGGGAATGCTTAGAACACTGTCCAGCATGTTGGAATCGACCAAATATCATTTCCCATTTTCACTTTTTATGATAaagtggaaactgaggctcaagacAGCCAGTTCTGTCCTCCATCTTCTTGCTGGTTAGTGTCCCTGTCATAGTTAGAAAGTAAGCATGACAACAAAGTGGAGAAGCTCTGAGACAAGAGCTTTGGTTTCTACTGTAAAATCACCAAGGCTGCATGGGAACTGGTTGGTTCTTGCCAGCCTGCTGCACAGGATGTAGATGTGATTTCAACAGTCTTGTAGACAGTAAAGCCATGTTGTCCTGAGGGAGTTTTGGAGGAGGTAAGATTAGACTGAGTGGGAGTCTGTGgcttagaagaaagaaaggagaggcaggaaccTACTCTTCATGTCctggaagcaaagaaagatggCCAATTGGACTCATCTTGGTGCCCAGGTGGGTGGAGAGGAAGCCGCACACCCCCTTCCTTCTGCTCCATGTGCATCTTGCATCAATTATCTTTGCGCAAATCTGGAACCAAGCACTGCCTTCTTGCTGGGAGACTTGTCAACTTCCTGTACCACTACCAGGAGGACTGGAACTTCCCAGAGGAGTCTGTCCTGAAGCCAAAGACTGGTGTAGAAGAAACAGTTGGTGTCCCTGCCAATGGAGTAGCCCTAAGATCACCTCCAGTCACAAGCCTCGAACCTGTTGTTTTCTCACAAGAAGTTTGTGAGAGAAGACAATTAATTCTGTCCATCAGGGGGCACAAATGGAACCCCAGAAGAGGGAAACAATGCATCCAAGACTGTGGGGTTCCTACTCAGTATGGGTTCCCTTGCTCCTAACAGCTCCCAAGGTGAGAGATCTGTTTAGCAGAGAACAGGATGCTCTCACCTGGTCCTTCCCCACTATCAGCTGTCATGGGAAAACAGTCTGAGTGCGGTTCAAGAAAAGGAACCAGCCAGGGGGACCAGAGGGACTTGGGAGGTCCTTCAAGGTGGGGGGTTGGTAGATGTCCTAAGGAAGCCAATAAAGTAGAAAGAAGTTTctcacacacatgtccacacaaaAGCCTCTCACCtggtcccttcctttcctcttgtaCATAGTGACAACTGCTCACCCCTCCTCTGCAGGGAAAGTGCAGACAGCAACACAGATACAGACAAGGAGGTGGGTGTGGTATACAGGGGTCCAGACTGAGGACTTGACTGCAAGTCAAAGCCAGATATGGACCCAAGCTTACTATTTATGAGCTCACACTCATTCCAGATTtcaatgtgattttttaaatagggatttttctttaaagtctGTACCATGAACTTAGAATTAGAGGAGAATGTCTGTAATTTACCACAAAGCTTCCATTTTTAGTAAACTGGCAGATTACATAGCCACACTCtcctgaggagaagaggaaactGCAATTCACAATCAAATATATGTATTTCTCAATGCAGATCTCCATCAGTGAGAAAAGACAACCACGAAAACTGAGTCATTAGCTGTTCTTCATAGTTCACTGAATACACGTCATGGCTCCTCACATTAGGCAAAGGACTCAGAACCAGACCTAGACTAAAATGAAGCCCTAGCAAGTGGGTAGATGAGAAAGAATTCCTCCCATCAACACAAGAAAAAGGTAACACTGACTGCCTTCCTCTCAGCCCTggggcctggggtgggggcagcttCCTGTTCATAATGTTTGTAACTTTGACCCGAACCTCACTTAGATTTGGTATTTACAATAGTGAGTCTTTTTAGAATTGAGATATCAAACGACCCCTGGCTGGGATCCCTAACTCTTAAAGCCAAACAAAATTGAACAAAATTGTACAGGGACACAGCCTCAACCAAGTTGCACAGGATGATTGCTATGAGGTGCTACTAAATATGGGCTGCATTAAAATCCACAAGGGAAAGCAAGAGAGCATCCATGATAGCCTAAGACTCCCCCGAGCATCTGATGATGGGACATCCAGATGGAGAAATAAGTACACAAAGAAGATATAAAGGCGAAGTAGAAAAGGGTAAGATGCCAGTTAGCAAACTATTAGCACATTAACATACGGTAAAGCTATTAATAGATGTTAGCTATTGCTTGTATTAGCATTATGGTCTACTCTAATAGGCACAAAGGGAGAGCAAATCTGCGTTATAGACTCTGTATGGTCACCTGACACCTGTAGCACAGCCCTTTACAGGCTGAGGAGCAGGAGATGAGTGGTCTGAGGGATGGAGGTTATTAACTGACAGCTTGATCCTGCTTCCCTTCTCAAGTGACTGTGAAGAAACTGATGCCCATGATGGAATCTGACTCTGACTTCCCACAGCTAAGAAGAATAGATAATTTTGTAGGAAATTCTAATGTTTGCTGTAGAATTAACCCTACAATGATAACTTTTACAAGTAGTTGTCACAGTGAGAGAGACATAAAGATCCTGGTGTCATTGAGTGGGGCTAGCATTTTGATGTACAGGTCCCACAGAGGTCAGTTGGCTCAGACTTGGACATTATTTTTGATGCAATTATGTGTCATTatagaaaagaaaccagagaggtTGGGGTGTAGCTACTGAATCTGGAGAACTGGAAGTGATGGACTCCAGTCAATCTCCCATCTCActgtttaattttctctctctctctctctctctctctctctctctctctctctctctctctctgtaaagtATTTTAGTGGCCATGCCTTGAACCATGATGGATATAATCACACCTGACTGCAAAATCTGTCAACAAAGAAATAGCTAATGATGGCTAATAAGGAAATGATAGCTAATAGGAAGCAACTGGCATCTTACACTTTTCTACTTTGCCTTTGTGGACTTATTTCTCCATCTGGTTGTCCCATCATCAGAAGCACAAGGGAGTCTTGTGCTACTACTGATGCTcccttttgcttcttcttctgaTTTTAAATGCATCCCTGTCTCCcttgggagaagaagaagaagaagaagaagaagaagaagaagaagaagaagaagaagaagaagaagaagaagaagaaggaggaggaggaggaggaggaggagaagaagaaaagaagaagaagaagaagaagaagaagaagaagaagaagaagaagaagaaagaagaaggaggaggaggaggaagaggaggaagaagaggagggggaggaggaggaagaggaggaagagaagatctTCTAATATGGTACTCAGCTCAACTACTGCCCAAGCAAGATTCATGTCAGAGTCTATGTCCTAAGCCACAGGCTGAGCTCTGGAGTTGATCCACGAGATGGTTTGTATAAgattgacccagggagtggcactattaggtgtggccttgtggcagtaggtgtgtcactgtgggtgtgggcttaagaccctcattctagctgcctggaggtcagtcttccactagtagccttcagatgaagatgtagaactctcagctctccctgcaccatgcctgcccagatgctgccatgctccaaccttgataataatgaactgaacctctgagcctgtaagtcagccccaattaaatattgtcctttataagatttgcctttgttgtggtgtctgttcacagcagtaaaaccctaactaagaaaatcCAGAATCCAGCCTGGCTTGGAAATAGTTTAATGTGTGGTTCAAGCATCTTGACACATAGACTCTCTCCTAAGCAGAGCCAGCCATTAACATTCTGTGTTGATATGTGCCTTGCAGCACAACCTTGGATAATGCATTTTAATCAACCCGATCATTAGAGATTGTCAGAGTGAGATAGTTGCGGGTCACTTCATCAGTTAGCAAGCCTTCAGATTAAAATGGCAATCAAACTTTCCCCATCAATGTCCCCTCACTAGGAGTCATCTTGCCTGCATCTTCACATTTATCTGTATCAGAAGGTGTATGGGTTTCCCTGGCACTGCTCCAGCCTGTGGCCAATTTGCTGAAGCAACAGCTGAAATTCTACGGACGGTAGGAGCTGCTGGGGTTGAGCCCAGCTGTGCCAGCTGGGTAGGATGTTTCCCTTGGCATGGAAACCTGCTCATTCTGGAAGGCAGCAGCTTCTGTGTGACATGCCACTCCAACATGACATCATGGAGAGTGCTCGGGTTTAGGGATTAAGAGGGTGAGTTTGTATCTTACCTTGGAAAGCACACTAGCTTTGTTATCTGGCTCAACTACCTCAGTCTTCACATGTGAGAAATGGGAAGCTCCAGCTCTTTCatctgctgggggggggggacaagtcCTTgtcacacagtaggtactcaggGTGAGCTCCTTTTGCCTCACTGGGCAGTGGACATGAATTTAATCATGaagtgtgtactggctggtttatgtgtcaacttgacacaagctggagttatcacagagaaaggagccttccttgaggaaatgtctccatgagatccagctgtaaggcattttctcaattagtgatcaagggggtaggGTCCATTGTgggaggtgccatccctgggctggtagtcttgggttctataagaaagcaagcttagcaaaccaggggaagcaagccagaaagtagcatccctccatagcttctgcatcagctcctgcttcctgacctgcctgagttccaatcctgacttcctttggtgatgaacagcaatgtggaagtgtaagctgaataaacctgctCCTCCCgtacttgcttcttggtcatgatatttgtgtaGGACTAGAAATGTTGACTAAGACAAAGTGCTAACCATGAGAAGTGCTAATGTGAAGCACCCAAGCCAGAACAAGCTTTCCTGTGAACAGAGGATGAAGACTATGTCTCTTGATTCATCCTAAAGGACAGCTCACTGAGATTTAAAATTTGGATAACCTAACCATCTTCAAGGTTTCCATTGTGGGGTTCTAGGTAGAGGGGCACTCACAGCTTTTGTTATGACTGATAGAGTAGCACACTTAAACTCATGCCTCAGATGACCTAAGGCCCTGTCCAGATGAAAGGGTTGAAAGGTTCCTGTAAGCAAGGCTGCCTAGACAAGAACAGTCCATGGACATCAGAACATCAGTAAGGTTGGTTAGTGCAGTTAGAACCTTTCTCAGTGGCAATGGGTCTGCGCAATGAAGACAGCTCAGACACATTCATCTAGTTACTCAGTGATTGAGTTTAGCTATCCCGCAAGAAACCTAGGAGAGTTGGTCTTTTAGTCAGTCAGTAGATATTTCCTGGGCACTTTCTGTATGTCAAACAAGGCACCAGGACCTGAAGGTTAAAAGGGCAAGATTCCTGCTTTTGTCTTGCCTGCCTCTCCATAGTAGATGAACTGTACCTGAACATACTTAGCTGATTAAGTCCCTGATTCATCCAGatgcagatttttaaaacaaccaACTTCCCAGTTTGTATTTCCCAGAGTAAATAGCTCTCCTTATGCCTTGGGTACTCTATTCTCCAAGATTCCTGGGTAGCACAGCTTGCTAAATTTCAGAGAAGTGCAGGAAAGAGATTTATAGAGAAATGAATAGTGTTATGTGTCCTAACCATTGGTCACCAAAAGCCCCAAGTTCATGCCCTGACTCTGCAATCTTAGAAGTCATTGCATTGCCCCTCTGGGCCTCCTTGAACTCTTGGATGCACTGTGTTAGATTCAATGATCTTTAAAGCCTCTATGGGATTTGATGTTTCAATCTGTGGTTAGATAGTcccagaaaaatttaaaatagttgaAAACGGAGTAGCTAGGTTACAGCTCAAGAGTAAATGGCTCTCTAGATGGTGAAAAGCCATGTTCTTGGTTTTAAAACCCCATGacatctctctccagcctgtgctCTTGGCTTCAGTAGGCGTGTGTTTGTGCCACACATATGTCTTCCAGGAAACAACACTTCCAGTGTCACTCAACTGGAGACTTGCCAGTGTCACTCAACTGGAGACTTGCCTAGGGTTTGTATTTAAAACGAAAGGAATAGAACTTGTTAGCTTCAAATGTGGATCAGCCAAAACATAAAAtacttcttcctgcctctctttttttctctcataaatTAACATTTTACTCAAGTGACATATGTTCATTATTCCAGAATGCTACAGATATGCGTCATGCTGAATTGAAAGTCTTCTGTAATTTCTCATTGATAATTATAGTAAAAAATGGATTATATCCACTCCTCCTATTAGTTAACTTTTGATTCATAAATATatgaaactgtattttaaatgtcAATGCCTAAGAAATAGTTCTTTAAGCGATAACCACCTCTGGAGCCTGTGTACATTTGCCTTATTTCAGAAAAGGGTCTTTGTAGATGTGATCAAATTAAAGATCTTAAGTTGAAAAGATTACACTGGATTTTCCACTGGGCTGggaattttaattacatgtatccTTCTAAGATGAAGCCAGAGGGAGACCTGACACAGAGAAAAGGCCATGGGAAGACAGGGGTCAGGGGTCCTTGAAAACACCAGCTCTGAAGACCGCTGATACAGCCACAAGCCAAGTGACACTTGCAGCTCCTGGGAGATGGAAGAAGGGAGCAAAATTCTCTCCTCTGGAGCTTCCAGGTAATGCAGGATTCTGCCAACACCTTAGCTCCATCCTATGAAGCCACTTCAGAATTATAACCACAGGTAGGCTGTGAAGGAGAACAAGTGGGCGCTGCTTGAAGCAACCATGTTTGTGGTCGTTCCTTgcaagagacagagaatgaaCATAATGTTGAAGGGTTAAAATATGAAACGGCAGTCCTCATTCCTGTCTACCCACACCTCTAGTTCTGCTTCTTGGAGACAAACAATCTAAATCCCAAAGTAGTTTCTTCAAAACCCTGTCTTCCTATTCCTATGTGTATTTAGCATACACATATTTCTTTTAGTGGCTCTCTGAGTAGGGAGTTTTTGCTttagaagagggctggagagatgatggctcagtggttcccagcactcacatgagcTTACActcatctttaactccagttcccaggaatctgatgccctcttctgacctccatgggcactgcatgcatgtggcgAGCAGACATGTGTGCAAGCAAAATAgccatatacaaaataaaatgaaaatgaataccaAAGACAAGATTTTAAATTTTCGTACCTCCTGTAAATACATGCAAGCTTTCacttatgcatacatataaactcCTTTCTTCTTATGCCTGCAACTTCCAAAATAACTGTATGGCTTTTAGTTATATCTGTATTATTATTGACAACACAAGTTGCGTTCCATAGTCTTCTGTGCAATATACTGcacttctgtttccctttcttgtACAACCTTTTGCTTTTCCTAGACTTGATCATCACCTGGAGTTTCCGTTTGCCCTTTGTATAAATATCACCACAACCACAAACCAAATTCACTTCTGAGAAATGTAAAATCTATCTCAATGCATCAGACATAGGGACAATGAGGGGATCTACAATCTCTAACTGCCTTCACTTTAGGAACATTCTATAACCTCCTTAGCTTTTTTGCTTaaggggctggggatatagtCCAATGTCAGAAGGCActaaatgtgtttgtgtgcgtgtgtatgtgtgtgtatctatctatctacacatatatgtatatatatatgtatatatatatatatatatatacacactatatatatatacatacatatatacatacacacacactatatacatacacacatatatacacacagtgtgtgtgtatgtatgtgtgtgtgtgtatatatatatacatatatgtgtagatagatagatagatagatagatagatagatagatagataaattgtgtgtgtgtgtgtgtgtgtgtgtgtgtgtgtgtgtgtgtcctgaagtggttttacttttatttccttcactTTAAGCCTATCATTAAATTTCACCATGCTTTCCGGGGTGGGGTAGAAGGAAGGCGTTGTTCAAAATGTTGGAGACCATGGACTGATTGGCCGGAGAAGGTGAAGCAGGGGAGACCTCACTAGGGAAGCTTGAGGGGCACAGTCTGCCCCACTGGCAGGTAGGTGACATTCCGAGAGCGGGAGAGCTGGTACGCAATGTCCTCAGCAGCCTCCAGCTTGCGCAGCTCGATCAGGCCATCGCCTGCTGTGGCCAGCGAGTTGGCAATCAGCTCAGCCGCCTTAGCGTCCCCCTCAGCAGAAATGATGGCTGCCACCTTCTGCTGCTCAGCCTTTTCCACCACAAATCTGGCTGTCTCCGcttcctgctgagccacctgtTTGGCTTCCACCGCCTCTGTGAACTCCTTCCCGAAGGTCAGATGTGTCAGGGACACGTCATCTAGGATGAGCCCAAATGTGGCCGCTCGCTCTGTGAGGTCATCACTCACCTGCCtagagaccagttctctctgggtaATCAATTCTCCAGCATCGAAGCGAGCCACCACCGACTTGAGGATCTCTGAGGTGATAGATGGCAGCACCC
Above is a genomic segment from Mus caroli chromosome 11, CAROLI_EIJ_v1.1, whole genome shotgun sequence containing:
- the LOC110305189 gene encoding prohibitin-like isoform X2; the protein is MAAKVFESIGKFGLALAVAGGVVNSALYNVDAGHRAVIFDRFHGVQDIVVGEGTHFLIPWVQKPVIFDCRSQPRNIPVITGSKDLQNVNITLRILFRPVASQLPHIYTNIGQDYDERVLPSITSEILKSVVARFDAGELITQRELVSRQVSDDLTERAATFGLILDDVSLTHLTFGKEFTEAVEAKQVAQQEAETARFVVEKAEQQKVAAIISAEGDAKAAELIANSLATAGDGLIELRKLEAAEDIAYQLSRSRNVTYLPVGQTVPLKLP
- the LOC110305189 gene encoding prohibitin-like isoform X1 — protein: MAAKVFESIGKFGLALAVAGGVVNSALYNVDAGHRAVIFDRFHGVQDIVVGEGTHFLIPWVQKPVIFDCRSQPRNIPVITGSKDLQNVNITLRILFRPVASQLPHIYTNIGQDYDERVLPSITSEILKSVVARFDAGELITQRELVSRQVSDDLTERAATFGLILDDVSLTHLTFGKEFTEAVEAKQVAQQEAETARFVVEKAEQQKVAAIISAEGDAKAAELIANSLATAGDGLIELRKLEAAEDIAYQLSRSRNVTYLPVGQTVPLKLPYLPVVIILKWLHRMELRCWQNPALPGSSRGENFAPFFHLPGAASVTWLVAVSAVFRAGVFKDP